The genomic stretch GCGACGGCCTGGTCGACCTCGCCGTCAACGTCCGGCGCGCTCCGATGCCGGCCTGGCTGGCCGACCCCGTCAGAGCGTCCCTGGACGACCTCGCCGGATACCCGGACCCGCGTCCGGCCCGCGCCGCCGTCGCCGCGCGGCACCGCCGCCCGGCGGACGAGGTACTGCTCACCGCCGGTGCCGCCGAGGGCTTCGTGCTGCTCGCCCAGGCGCTGCGCGGCGTACGCCGACCGGTGGTGGTGCACCCGCAGTTCACCGAACCGGAGGCCGCGCTGCGGGCCGCCGGGCACACCGTGGAGCGGGTCCTGCTCGACGCGGCCGACGACTTCCGGCTGCACACGGACCGGATCCCGGCCGACGCCGACCTCGTCATGATCGGCAACCCGACCAACCCCACCTCGGTCCTGCACCCCGCCGCCGACCTGGCCGCTCTGGCCCGCCCCGGCCGGGTACTGGTGATCGACGAGGCGTTCGCCGACACCTCCGCCGCGCCCGGCGTACCCGGCGAACCCGAGTCGCTGGCCGCCCGCCGTGACCTGCCCGGGCTGCTGGTCGTGCGCAGCCTCACCAAGACCTGGGGACTGGCCGGACTCCGGATCGGCTACCTGCTCGGCGAGGCGGCACTGTTGGAGCGTTTGGCCGCCGTACAGCCGCTCTGGGCGGTCGCCACCCCCGCCCTGGCCGCCGCGTCCGCCTGCGCCACCCCCGTCGCGGTCCAGGCCGAACGCGCCATCGCCGCACAACTCGCCGACGAACGCGCGTACCTGGTCCATCGGATGTCGGCCCTGCCGGGCGTACGCGTCGCCGGCCGCCCGGCCAGCGCCTTCGTCCTGGTGCACCGGCCCGGGGCCGACCGGCTCCGCGTCGACCTGCGGGAACGCGGCTGGGCGGTACGCCGGGGCGACACCTTCCCCGGACTCGGGCCAGACTGGCTGCGGATCGCCGTACGGGACCGGGCGACCACCGACGCGTTCATCGAGGTGCTGGCGGAGATCCTGGAGGCATGATGCTGGAGACCACCATCGCGGCGATCGGCCCGCTCGACGAGCCGGCGATGACCGCGGCCCGCCAGTTGCAGGCCCGGATGACCAAGCCGGCCGGCTCGCTCGGCACCCTGGAGGACCTGTCCGTACGCCTCGCCGGCCTGGCCGGCACCTGCCCGCCGCCGCTGCCGTCCCCGGCCGCGGTGGCGATCTTCGCCGGGGACCACGGTGTGCACGCCCAGCGGGTCAGCCCCTGGCCGCAGGAGGTCACCGGACAGATGGTCGGCAACTTCCTGGCCGGCGGCGCCGTGGTCAACGCGTTCGCCCGGCAGGCCGACGCCTCGGTCACCGTGGTCGACGTCGGCGTGGCCGCCCCGCTGCCCGCCCCCGAGCCGACCGACGCGGACGGCAACAACGGGCTGCCCCGACTGGTCACCGCTCCCGTACGCCGAGGCACCCGGGACCTCACCGTCACCGCCGCGCTGACCCGCGAGGAGGTCGCGACGGCGATCGAGGTCGGCATCCGAACCGCCGGGGAACTGATCGACGCGGGCGCGAGAATCCTGCTCACCGGTGACATGGGCATCGGCAACACCACGCCGGCAGCCGCGCTGATCGCCGCCTTCACCGGGGTCGACGCCGCCGAGGCGACCGGCCGGGGCACCGGCGTCGACGACCCGACGTACCAGCACAAGATCGAGGTGGTGCGCGCCGCGCTGCGCCGGCACGCCCCCGACCCCGACGACCCGCTGGGAGTGCTCGCGTCAGTCGGCGGGCTGGAGCACGCCGCGCTGACCGGGTTCGTGCTCGGCGCCGCCGCGCGGCGCGTACCGGTGCTGCTGGACGGCGTGATCGCGGTCTCCGCCGCGCTCGCCGCAGCGGCCCTCGCCCCCGACGCGGTGGGTGCGATGATCGCCGGTCACCGCTCCGCCGAGCCGGGCGCCGCCGTCGCGCTGCGCCGACTCGGCCTCGACCCGCTGATCGACCTCGGCCTGCGGTTGGGCGAGGGCACCGGCGCCCTGCTGGCCCTGCCCGTGGTCACCGGCGCGGCCCGGGTCCTGCACGAGGTCGCCACCTTCGACGCCGCCGGGGTGGCCGAGAAGTGACCGTTAACCCCTATCCGCTCGGACTACGGTTGGCCGGCCTCCCGGTGGTCGTGGTGGGCGGGGGAGCGGTGGCTACCCGCCGCGTACCCGCCCTGCTCGACGCGGGCGCGGACGTGCTGCTGGTGACGCCCGAGATCAGTCCGGCACTGCGCGCCCACGCCGACGCCGGACGGCTGCGCTGGGCAGCGCGCCGTTTCGTCCCCGAGGACCTCGACGGCGCCTGGCTGGTGCAGGTCGCCATCGACGACCCGATCGCCGCAGCCTCGGTCAGCGTCGCCGCCGCCGAGCGCCGGATCTTCTGCGTACGCGCCGACGACCGGGAGGCGGCGACCGCCTGGACCCCGGCGGTGACCCGGCACGGCCCGGTCACCGTGGGCGTCCTCGGCGGCGGCGACCCCCACCGCGCGATGACCGTCCGAGACGCCATCCGCACCCTGCTTCAGGCAAGGAAGGGCACCTTATTAACGCCTCCGGTAGAGGAAGGGCCCCTTGTTAACACCGGAACTGCTCGGGGCGGCGAGGTCGCCCTGGTCGGCGCCGGGCCGGGCGACGCCGAACTGATCACCCTGAAGGGATGGCGGCTGCTCACCGAGGCCGACGTCGTGGTCGCCGATCGGCTGGTGCCCGGGCTACTGCTGGACGAACTGCGCTCCGGCGTGGAACTGGTGGACGCGTCCAAGATCCCGTACGGCCCGTCCCGCACTCAGGAGGAGATCAACCGGATCCTGGTCGACCGTGCGCTGGCCGGGTCCGTCGTGGTCCGGCTCAAAGGCGGCGACCCGTACGTCTTCGGCCGGGGCGGCGAGGAACTGCTGGCGTGCGCCGAGGCCGGCGTACCGGTGACCGTGGTGCCCGGCGTGACCAGCTCCATCGCCGCCCCCGCAGCGGCCGGCGTCCCGGTCACCCACCGGGGCGTGGCCCACGAGTTCACCGTGGTGTCCGGCCACGTCGCCCCCGACTCGCCGGACTCACTGGTGCGTTGGGAGGCCCTGGCCGGTCTCCGGGGCACACTGGTGATCCTGATGGGGCTGAAGAACCTGCCGGCGATCACCGCCACCCTGCTGGCACACGGCCGACCGGCCGACACCCCGGCGGCCGTGGTCCAGGAAGCCACCACCGGCGCGCAGCGGATCGTACGCAGCACGCTCGGCGAGGTCGCCGCCGCCGTGGCCGACGCGGGGTTACGCCCACCCGCCGTGGTCGTCCTCGGTGACGTCGTGACCGTCCTCGACCTGTGAATGCGGCTGGCCGGCACCCGAGTGGGTGCCGGCCAGCAGGTCGGCGTGCAGGTCGCCTCTCGGCGAGTGGCGCGACGCGGCTCCAGCCGAACGGTATTCCGCGACGGCAATTTAGGTGAGGCCCGGGGACACTGGATCACACCGACGCTCAATACAACCACCCTCCGCCCCGCGTTGTTCCCCGTCCGCGAGGGTTCGATGTTTCGGTGTAAGGAGGGGTCCCCTGCTATCGCCTGGTGTAGAGGAAGGGACCCTTCCTAACATCCCACCGCGCAGCATGCCGCTCGCGGTGCGTGCGGTGCGTGGAGACGCCGCTGGCCGGCA from Micromonospora craniellae encodes the following:
- the cobC gene encoding Rv2231c family pyridoxal phosphate-dependent protein CobC, which produces MLTGAPHPTPEPDLAHHGDAEVGDGLVDLAVNVRRAPMPAWLADPVRASLDDLAGYPDPRPARAAVAARHRRPADEVLLTAGAAEGFVLLAQALRGVRRPVVVHPQFTEPEAALRAAGHTVERVLLDAADDFRLHTDRIPADADLVMIGNPTNPTSVLHPAADLAALARPGRVLVIDEAFADTSAAPGVPGEPESLAARRDLPGLLVVRSLTKTWGLAGLRIGYLLGEAALLERLAAVQPLWAVATPALAAASACATPVAVQAERAIAAQLADERAYLVHRMSALPGVRVAGRPASAFVLVHRPGADRLRVDLRERGWAVRRGDTFPGLGPDWLRIAVRDRATTDAFIEVLAEILEA
- the cobT gene encoding nicotinate-nucleotide--dimethylbenzimidazole phosphoribosyltransferase, giving the protein MLETTIAAIGPLDEPAMTAARQLQARMTKPAGSLGTLEDLSVRLAGLAGTCPPPLPSPAAVAIFAGDHGVHAQRVSPWPQEVTGQMVGNFLAGGAVVNAFARQADASVTVVDVGVAAPLPAPEPTDADGNNGLPRLVTAPVRRGTRDLTVTAALTREEVATAIEVGIRTAGELIDAGARILLTGDMGIGNTTPAAALIAAFTGVDAAEATGRGTGVDDPTYQHKIEVVRAALRRHAPDPDDPLGVLASVGGLEHAALTGFVLGAAARRVPVLLDGVIAVSAALAAAALAPDAVGAMIAGHRSAEPGAAVALRRLGLDPLIDLGLRLGEGTGALLALPVVTGAARVLHEVATFDAAGVAEK
- the cobA gene encoding uroporphyrinogen-III C-methyltransferase; this encodes MTVNPYPLGLRLAGLPVVVVGGGAVATRRVPALLDAGADVLLVTPEISPALRAHADAGRLRWAARRFVPEDLDGAWLVQVAIDDPIAAASVSVAAAERRIFCVRADDREAATAWTPAVTRHGPVTVGVLGGGDPHRAMTVRDAIRTLLQARKGTLLTPPVEEGPLVNTGTARGGEVALVGAGPGDAELITLKGWRLLTEADVVVADRLVPGLLLDELRSGVELVDASKIPYGPSRTQEEINRILVDRALAGSVVVRLKGGDPYVFGRGGEELLACAEAGVPVTVVPGVTSSIAAPAAAGVPVTHRGVAHEFTVVSGHVAPDSPDSLVRWEALAGLRGTLVILMGLKNLPAITATLLAHGRPADTPAAVVQEATTGAQRIVRSTLGEVAAAVADAGLRPPAVVVLGDVVTVLDL